A single Drosophila miranda strain MSH22 chromosome XR, D.miranda_PacBio2.1, whole genome shotgun sequence DNA region contains:
- the LOC108153044 gene encoding ninein, producing MGSDCEWSAAAALADDSGHFSFTSDEGTRTSPSSKWQQGRVGDRDKEPEKSMFLVRQELLKSRSEIERLAKSEQWYKQELKSQKHSRLETLERLYAQERKYLMENQKLQQESMRLHAKCASLEQQHEIGHPLPLASSTFENVDGNCGDSFEAQQQEARLVDQRQLIDVLRKQKKMLLEDIQRLGLEHDEKLMQLQQALAGMELESKLMTGKCKQLLDEKSKLEYHLELKATALRGVTAEREQLRQVIAELNDTLLTQERLLALKEQEFLDLKQYYQQKLSRETSIDVMHTNSLKFHEEINSKTSEIATLKNSLNELQSELMVMSQLEAQNEEQQRQLEKLQFTVQAQLLEQGNLRQSDGLKLDQVEKLTISLSALQVEKGVLSENLLEALRTLKNMEQEVHRLHRQYAEMCSECEDAKLQLELEKIELAKLRQESSLKESALSEKLKNYADECLRLEEAMVKAEDKLDFQSTQAEILQKQLIKMDQKKDQVQVNCQNQSTQTEADDPNLIQRIEVLEKHLAEVNAQKRQTVSLLQKLLQQQDAKIKSTSEMEADWRQLLEALQTTQQMEQEMRLQHQQKTVELDKLNDLFAGQNEELQNLQQLSQAKDQENRLELELLKETFQENLQIHSVDSINTQRLQNQVKGLLEEREQRTRQEHKAVDCLRSLVQVLEMETGRKLHSAKSWPQLAKFLRKELRNGRLYQRKAEELPEIKLKLAEVTGMHEQDLVKIKMLEKTLVAERARFEASDSGKSTASTTPLEPAHEVANLIDDYKKLVQQTAKETGRPRNSFILDLIERSQRCQPNLCQLSEGVAACRSDMLQLNMLLAAAASGPVQEREVMPSLMEELRAVSEHS from the exons ATGGGTTCGGACTGTGAgtggtctgctgctgctgcgttgGCAGACGACTCTGGCCATTTCAGTTTCACCAGCGATGAGGGAACTAGAACCAGCCCCAGTAGCAAATGGCAGCAAGGCAGGGTCGGCGATCGGGACAAGGAACCGGAGAAATCAATGTTTCTTGTTAGGCAGGAGCTGCTAAAGTCGCGGAGCGAAATCGAGCGGCTCGCGAAGTCTGAGCAGTGGTACAAGCAGGAGCTAAAGTCACAGAAACACAGTCGCCTGGAGACGCTGGAGCGTCTGTATGCCCAGGAGCGCAAATATCTGATGGAGAATCAAAAACTGCAACAGGAATCAATGCGACTGCATGCCAAGTGTGCATCTCTGGAACAGCAGCATGAGATCGGACATCCATTGCCCCTCGCTTCGTCTACATTTGAAAACGTAGATGGCAATTGTGGGGACTCCTTTGAAGCACAGCAGCAAGAAGCGCGTCTCGTGGACCAGCGCCAGTTGATAGATGTGCTCCGCAAGCAAAAGAAGATGCTCTTAGAGGATATACAAAGGTTGGGTCTGGAGCACGACGAAAAACTgatgcagctgcagcaggccTTGGCCGGAATGGAGCTGGAAAGCAAACTCATGACGGGAAAGTGTAAGCAGCTGCTGGACGAGAAAAGCAAGCTCGAGTATCATTTGGAACTGAAAGCAACTGCCCTGCGCGGTGTTACAGCCGAGCGGGAGCAGCTGCGTCAGGTCATTGCCGAGCTAAATGATACATTGCTGACGCAAGAGCGATTGTTGGCCCTAAAGGAGCAGGAGTTTCTGGATCTCAAGCAGTACTATCAGCAAAAGTTGAGCAGAGAAACCAGTATAGACGTCATGCACACAAATAGCTTGAAGTTTCACGAGGAGATCAACAGCAAGACCAGTGAAATAGCCACTCTAAAAAATTCACTGAACGAGCTTCAATCGGAGCTGATGGTCATGTCCCAACTGGAGGCACAGAATGAGGAGCAGCAGCGCCAGTTGGAGAAATTGCAGTTTACTGTGCAAGCTCAGCTCTTGGAGCAAGGGAACCTAAGGCAAAGTGATGGCCTGAAGCTGGATCAAGTGGAGAAACTAACTATTTCTCTTAGCGCCCTGCAGGTGGAAAAGGGAGTCCTCAGCGAAAATCTCCTGGAGGCACTTAGGACATTGAAAAATATGGAGCAGGAGGTGCATCGACTGCACAGGCAATATgcagaaatgtgttcggagtGCGAAGACGCCAAACTGCAGTTGGAACTAGAGAAAATCGAGCTGGCAAAGCTAAGGCAGGAAAGTTCTTTGAAGGAAAGTGCGCTCAGTGAAAAGCTGAAAAACTACGCCGATGAGTGTCTCAGGCTGGAGGAAGCCATGGTCAAAGCAGAGGACAAACTAGATTTTCAATCGACGCAAGCAGAGATATTGCAAAAGCAGCTCATAAAGATGGACCAGAAGAAGGATCAAGTGCAAGTAAACTGTCAAAACCAAAGCACGCAAACTGAAGCCGACGACCCAAATCTGATACAACGCATTGAGGTGCTGGAGAAGCACCTGGCAGAAGTCAACGCCCAGAAAAGGCAAACTGTTTCACTGCTCCAGAAGCTTCTCCAGCAACAGGATGCGAAGATCAAGAGTACATCTGAAATGGAAGCCGATTGGCGTCAGCTTCTGGAGGCCTTGCAAACCACTCAACAAATGGAGCAGGAAATGCGACTACAGCATCAACAGAAAACGGTCGAGTTGGATAAGTTGAATGACCTCTTTGCTGGACAAAATGAAGAGCTACAAAATCTGCAACAGTTGAGCCAGGCCAAGGACCAGGAGAATCgtctggagctggagctgctgaAAGAGACATTCCAAGAGAATTTGCAGATACACTCTGTTGATTCGATAAACACACAACGGCTACAAAATCAGGTGAAAGGTTTACTCGAAGAGCGCGAGCAGAGGACGCGACAGGAGCACAAGGCAGTGGACTGCTTGCGCTCGCTAGTACAAGTCCTCGAAATGGAGACAGGCAGAAAACTGCACAGTGCGAAAAGTTGGCCACAGCTGGCCAAGTTTTTACGCAAAGAACTGCGAAACGGTAGACTGTACCAGCGAAAGGCTGAAGAGCTCCCAGAAATCAAACTGAAGCTGGCGGAGGTCACTGGAATGCACGAGCAGGATCTGGTCAAGATCAAG ATGCTAGAGAAAACTTTGGTCGCGGAACGTGCACGCTTTGAGGCATCGGACTCGGGCAAATCCACGGCCAGCACAACGCCTCTTGAACCCGCCCATGAAGTTGCCAATCTGATCGATGACTACAAGAAG CTCGTTCAACAAACCGCCAAGGAGACGGGTCGCCCACGCAACAGCTTCATCCTGGATCTGATCGAGCGAAGTCAACGTTGCCAGCCAAATTTGTGCCAATTAAGCGAAGGCGTTGCCGCCTGTCGCTCCGATATGCTGCAGCTGAACATGCtgctcgctgctgctgcttctggtcCAGTGCAGGAGAGAGAGGTCATGCCCTCGCTGATGGAAGAGCTGCGCGCAGTGTCAGAGCATTCTTAG